From a region of the Bacillota bacterium genome:
- a CDS encoding Flp family type IVb pilin, with the protein MLKFMKRLLKDERGITTVEMIIAAGILAAIAIGAYTTLRPHVINSANTIGTKLNTAVGSNNPAW; encoded by the coding sequence ATGCTGAAGTTTATGAAAAGGCTTTTGAAGGACGAGCGCGGAATCACGACAGTTGAAATGATAATTGCAGCCGGAATTCTGGCCGCAATCGCAATCGGTGCGTACACCACACTCAGGCCTCATGTCATAAATTCAGCAAACACAATCGGAACCAAATTAAATACCGCTGTAGGAAGCAACAATCCCGCCTGGTAA